Within the Setaria viridis chromosome 3, Setaria_viridis_v4.0, whole genome shotgun sequence genome, the region GCGGCGtggacgacgatgatgaggcGGCCGAGGAGGCGCTCGGCGTTCCACCGGCCTGCGTCGATCACCCTGTGGAGAGGAGAGATCATCAGCATGCCGAGTGGCGACGATGCGGTGACTTTGTCAGGATGCTGGTGACGAGAACACCTGTGGTCCTGCTGGAACGGAGTTTGCTAGTACAAATTTCACGGTCACTTCCTTGCATTTGATCCGAGCCACTAAACTATGATACGTTGCAACAAGATTACAATTTACAAGAAAGACGGACCCTTGCCTATTTAAGTAAGAGTTTTCCATTGCTCAGTCGACTTAAATTTCATCGATAAGCTTTAATTGATATCTCGCGATTAGTATTTGTTTGCACCCAAAATAAAATTCGATTATGAGTATGTGTTGCGGAGCCCAATTTTGCATTCAAGCTAGGTTTGTATTTTTGAAACTCTGTACTCAAAATGATTACGCTTCACAACTCTATACTCATAACCGAATTTGTATTTTGGATGCAACTTCAATTAATTTCTTTGAtactaaaggggtgtttggattggCTCAAATagaagggctaaagtttagcccatagATATAATAATGGACTAGACATGGGCTAACTAGGGCTAATGGGCTCTAAGCACCAATTAGCCATTAtttgtgaaattagttttgcaattaacCCATGTTTAATCATATTATTTGGCATCCATAGCCCAATCTAGTTAGATATTGGGATTGATAAAGCGATGGTCATGTCAATTTCCATATCAAATACATAACCCAATCTAAGATTTCAACAAAATACATTTCATAAATATAGAGGTGCGATCCGAATGAAACAATTTATAAACGAGGATGAGAAAATTATATGGAGTAATTGGTAAGAAATCTACCTCAACCCGGTAAAGATAAGAAAGTATGTACTACAAATTTACTTTATTATAATACAATTTGAATCAATTATAGGATTTAATTTATACATCCtacattccaaattgtaggttattttaacttttctaaatatatagcttttgctataTACCTAGATTTACATTATGTCaaaatgcatagcaaaaaataatatattaatttaaaatttaaaatggagggagtgcAACAACTTTTACCTTATATCTTCTAAAATTCGTAGGCTGTATTGATGGACTTTACATATGTGTTAAAGCAGATAGGGAGTGCATTGTTTTCGAAAACATATAGAGCATGATTGGTTCTTTTCCAAAATTTTGGCACGCTAAGATTTTGGTAAACTAAAATTTAGGCAAAAAACTTGCTAATATTttagtaagggggtgtttgggagaggggtgctacAAGCTTCCCAAACACCCTAGCTAAATCttgtgggctaaactttagcccccctctAATCATTTAGCCAGTTgggggtagctaaaatggactaaatggactaaaaagtggtcccccggACCACTTTCCCTccctgccccctcccctctctttccttccctcaatctttctctctctctctccccgctccTTCGCCTgaaccgccacctccgcctcgccgccgctaccgccgcctccggccagccccgcttcctccacctcgcccgccgcctctgccccgccgccgccgccgccaccgccgccgcgcccggccccgcgcgcccccgccgcctccacctcgcccgccgcctccgcctcgccgccgccgcctccgaccggCCCCCGCGAcctccgctcgcccgccgcctccacctcgccgccgccgcctccggccgccccacccgcccccgcggcctccgcgccggcccccgcctcctccggccggatccggaaCGGCCACGGTGCGCatgcgccggcggtggaggctccggggctaggggcggcggcggcgcggcggagatgACGCTGGAGGACGACTGGTGCCTGGTGGCAAGTTGATGAAGGCTAAACACCAGTGGTAGGAGCCCATTGTGTGGCAGTACTGCTCAAGTGCTCGTGTAACTGTGTTTTGGCCTTTGGGAGGTACGCTTGTAACAGTGCACGCTATGCAGGGGTAAAAGGGTCATTTGGCATAGcaggtactaaattttagcatccctcccaaacacccccaaaggctaaagtttagcactctttttgagagggctaaaatttagttcaggactaaattttagcaccctcctcccaaacagggccttaataAATGTGAGATGTTGCCAAATATTGGTACCAAAGCATGCTAAAAGTTTGGAAGCCAACTAATCAAGTCCATATATGTAACCATAGAGTACATATAGTACCATATTTTTttcttcgccgccaccgccctcctctctctccacgcGTCGCCGACCACCGCCACCAGCACCTCCCCCGTCCCCGCGCCGCTCGTCGCGGCTACcagcccctccctctctccccgaGCCCTCCCTCTCTTGAgtccggaggaagaagaagatgctaaTAAGTGGGGTCCGCTCATCagcgagagagggagagagttgggTGGGGTGAAATGTGAATGACAAGTGGAGTCCGCTCGTAAGTGTTTCCAAAAGGTCATAGCTGTTTCACCAAATGACTTTCAGTTTTCTCACAGCTCACAACCTACCTCAGCTTTTTCATAGTCCAAAAATTACAGCTACTTTTTCAAAAGCCACGTATCAACCAAACACAATACCACATTTTTTTTTCGGGTTGCGTACGCTCATCTCTGTCCTAGAAAGTCAGCGGCCCGGCCTGGATCACGTGGGTGGAGCAAATCAATCGCCAGCGAGGAGGCCCCGCTGCGCTGACTAGAGGACACGATTTGAAGAGACCAGCCAACCAGGCCAACCAACCAACCAGGCAACCTGTCCATCACGCCAGCACGCCGCGCGCGACGACCCTTGAAGGCTCGAGCTTTGACACCGGACGCCCGCGCCGACGACCCGGCCGACCATGGCTCTCGCTCCcacgccacctccgccggcgccgcagcggcCGACGATGCGGCACTCCTCAGCGTTCCTCCTTCCtctgccgtcctcctcctcctcgccagcgCCTGGCGGCGGCCCCGCCGACGCCAGCGTCGCGCTCGTCGTCCTCAACCAGCCGCTGCCCCGCTTCGCGCCCCTCCTCTGGTCCCGCGGTAAGCCGGTAACCAGCCGGCACACGCACTCCCGGCCCGGTGCTCCTTTGAATTCCGTTTGCTTTGCTGGCTGACTGACTCCCCTGTTTCCTGGCGCGGCGGCCTCCGTTCCGTTTGGCTGGACCAGCGGTGGTAAGGGTgtgcgcggacggcggcgccaACCGCGTCTTCGACGGCATGCCGGAGCTGCTCCCCGGCCAGGACGCCGTCGAGGTCCGCGAGAGGTAATAACGACGCCGTCCCGGTCCACAGCTTTGCTTGTCTGTCCCGTCTTTGTCGATTGCGTAGTAAGACCGGCGGATATGCTTGGCTTTTTGAATGCAAATCCTCTGTTCGAGCCTTGCTGCGACTGCATGCCCGGCATGTGCTTGATGCAATGTGGCTTGGTGGCATTGGTGGCTATGCCAATGCGTTGCCTGCTCTGCTCTAGTGCTCTTGCGGTGTGCATCTGTCATCTGATTCTGAACAAGCGCAAAGGTTTTTGGTATCCTCCAGTAGAAATGATTTAATTTTCTCGGCTATGCAAAAAAACAGCTACTATTGATGCTGGTGCTGGCGTTGGTTGCCACTTCTCGGTAAATCTCGGCCTATTGGCTAAGGTCTGCATTGCTGTTAGTAGTGGTACTGCATTCACTTTGTTATTTGCTATATCATGAACGAATATGCTTGACAGCTTGAGCAGTGACAAGCTTTTTCTTGTAAAGGAAAAAAGGCTAAAAGTTACTTCAAATTGCATTTCCATCGTTCTCTCTAAAAAAGGTGCATTTCCACTGCTGTTAGTACTTAGTAGTGAATTGTCGTATTTCTTTATGCAGGTACAAGCCAGATGTAATCAAAGGGGATATGGACTCAGTACGACCAGAAGTGAAGGAATATTATTCCAACTTGGTAAACTGCCTTATTCAAAACTAGatatatgaaaaaaatactGTTTGAACCAGATTATGTGGTACATAGTAGTCAGATGCCAGCTGATACAACTTTCTCATTAAATTGCCACGATATGCAGCATTCTATATGTTTTTAATTCACTGTAGATATCACTGCTGTTATTTACGTTTCTTCACGCATGTACTTTCTTTGAGCTTGAAAATGATGGCATGTTTGATTGCGGGAGCTTAGTTGTGGGTTACTACGAACACCATAGTGGGTAGGAGCACccttgataaaaaaaatgtatctACGTAATTGTTGGAAACATCTGTCCTCATTACAACTGCTCGATAATAAGCAGGAGCACAAGAAGATCGTACACTAGTTTCAACTTTTTAGTACCTCTTTTAGTTTTTGTGATCAAGTGGACATTTTCCATGTACCAGTGTATTCTTGTTGAAAGGAACAAAACACTGGTCTTGGAGTTTTATCCATCAAATGAAGATTTTATCCAAAAGAGGGGATAAATAACAGTATCCTTCTTTGTTCTGACTTCATATAATATTGGTGGTGGTATCGAGTTAAGATACATAGTACAATATTGGTGGTGGTTGCGATTATAGTACAATATTGGTGGTGGTTGCGATTATAGTACAATATTGGTATCTAGTTAAGATTCAGCTAGGTGATTGCGATTATAGTACCTGTTTTTTCATGATGGTTGCTGATTCTTGTGACCTTGacatttttttgtttcttctgtaCTGCAAAACCGCATCTCTATCACTGTGTCATGGACGTTCCTGTGTCAAAAATTTATTCTTATTGCATCATAAATTCAATATGTACTAATGAGCTTGATCTTCATTTTCCTGCAAAATCTCTCAAAACAAACTCTTTATCTTACAGCATATCTTCTAAAACAGTTCTCTTGTGTGATCAATTGCAGGGCACCAAAATTGTTGATGAGTCACACGATCAGGACACCACTGATTTACACAAGTGTATAGCTTTTATAGCTAAGAATTCACCTGTTGCAGGCAAATCTAACGTAAGCTTATCCAACTCAATAATGTGGATTATGCAATTCAAGCTTTACAATATCCTTTGTTACTGACAATCGATGGACGAACAACCCTGCCTTTACAATATTATTGCCATGTATTTTATCTGCAGATCTGCATCCTTGTCCTTGGTGCCTTAGGAGGCAGATTTGACCATGAGATGGGAAATATCAATGTGCTTCATCTCTTCCCAAACATCAATATCGTCCTCCTATCAGATGATTGTCTGATCTTTCTGCTTCCAAGAACACACAGCCATGAGATCCACATTGAACGATCAATCGAAGGCCCCCACTGTGGGTTGATCCCAATTGGCATGCCATCGacaagcaccaccaccaccggactCCGGTGGAATTTAGGTGAGCCTCATCCTTATCTTGCATAGCATTGGTTTAGCAACAGAAATTGACGTTTACAATGCATTTCATCTGTACAGATAATAACAGTATGAGCTATGGAGGATTGATCAGCACGTCAAACATCGTGGAGGAGGACAAGGTGACAGTTACCTCTGATTCTGACCTTATCTGGACAATATCGCTCCAGAAATGAATATTCAGAGTAGGATTATCTGTACCAATCCAAGGTTCCTATTTTGTCTCGTGTTTCACACCACGGAGATGTACCTGACTACCACGAGCAGATAGGACAATATATTCCGTTGCCTTCAATGTTGCAAACCTGATGTAGAGTTAATATATGTAATTTGGCGGTTCTGGTAACAAGATATGGCTATGCTTGCAAAAAGTTCAACTATGTGTAATGGGCTGTTGAAATATCTGACGTGCCAAGAACTGGTTTCCCAAATACTCATCCAAGCAATGCTCTCTTCTTCACAGAATGAGGTCAGGGGTGAGATTTTCATATGAACACTATGATACTATATCATATATGTTATGACGATCTGATCTCATCCGAAAATCAAcaattacatttttttttccactggGACATTTCTCAAATAATATCATCTTGGAAATTTCTTTCGACATCAGGAAAAAGGCCATGAGATTTTCTGCCAGGGACATGAAGAATAAGAGAACAATTTCCATCTGAAACTGAAACAGAGTCAGTTATCCGAAGTTGCATGACCTTGTGTATCTTGTACATACATCATGCAAAAGTATTTTCACAATGTATAACTTTCTTACTAAAGTAGTTACTTCTAGAAAACAAAATATTGCAGGTCAAAGAATCACAATGGAGATGGGGTTGGCCATAACAAAGTCAAACAACTTGCGGTATCTAGACCCGTATGTCCTAGATAGGATTTCTTTAAACGTATTAAGAAGAATTTCTTAATACGTTTAAAGAAATCCTATTATGATACTATCCATATCTACGTTACTGATGACTCAATGGTTGCCACTATCCATGTGCAAAGTAACCTTAACCCAATTGGATCAGCTTGAACTAGAATTTTTTCAATTCACTCTAAGAACATAATTCAGTTGTCAAAATAGCATCCTGTTTTCGAACAGTCCATAAGAACATTTCTTTTAGCAGAGGTAGTTACCCGGAATCAACCTCATCGCTCagctcaaaagaagaaaagaaaggaaccTTCAGCACTTCAACTTTCCGCTTTCTATACACAAATCCCTCCATCTATATTTATAAGGCATGGTATGATTTGGCACGGTCTTCCAAATAAtattttgaccattcatttatcttatattatattgtttatggttataaacttataatcattgtagagtatGTTTGATTGCGAATCCGACTATATAAATTTtgcatcataaaaataaaaaattaatactCAAATTATTGATtaaagattgcaaagtttgaatcgTGCGCgacttataaataaaaatggagggagtattacgTATATACTAGAAACTCTAGCATGGCTTTGCCGCGCCCTACTTGAGTTGGGCCAGTGTGCCACCTTCTGATGGCAGGTACAAGGGTATTATGCTTATTTACTTATAATCTTGCAGTGGATGTGCAGTTGCCAATGCAACA harbors:
- the LOC117851056 gene encoding thiamine pyrophosphokinase 3, which gives rise to MALAPTPPPPAPQRPTMRHSSAFLLPLPSSSSSPAPGGGPADASVALVVLNQPLPRFAPLLWSRAVVRVCADGGANRVFDGMPELLPGQDAVEVRERYKPDVIKGDMDSVRPEVKEYYSNLGTKIVDESHDQDTTDLHKCIAFIAKNSPVAGKSNICILVLGALGGRFDHEMGNINVLHLFPNINIVLLSDDCLIFLLPRTHSHEIHIERSIEGPHCGLIPIGMPSTSTTTTGLRWNLDNNSMSYGGLISTSNIVEEDKVTVTSDSDLIWTISLQK